A window of uncultured Litoreibacter sp. contains these coding sequences:
- a CDS encoding glucose 1-dehydrogenase has protein sequence MKLAGKTAIVTGGGRDIGAAIAKTLAREGASVAISYFESSTGADAVVAEIKGAGGNALAIQADLNTQEGVDALVEAATQAYGGVDVLVNNAGGLVARKTIAEMDLAHWNQVMTLNLTSTFMMTKACLAHMTSGAIVNIASQAGRDGGGPGAVPYATSKGAVMTMTRGLAKELGPDIRVNALCPGMIDTDFHNIHTPDAGRRGFEANAPLKRQGHVDDAANLALFLACDDSAFMTGTNIDINGGMLFS, from the coding sequence ATGAAACTTGCAGGAAAAACGGCCATTGTAACCGGTGGCGGACGCGACATAGGCGCGGCGATCGCCAAGACGCTTGCCCGCGAAGGGGCCTCGGTCGCCATCAGCTATTTTGAAAGCTCAACGGGCGCCGACGCGGTCGTGGCCGAAATCAAAGGCGCCGGTGGAAATGCCCTCGCAATTCAAGCGGATTTGAACACGCAAGAGGGGGTCGATGCGCTCGTTGAGGCGGCAACTCAGGCATATGGCGGCGTCGATGTGCTGGTGAACAACGCCGGGGGGCTGGTTGCGCGAAAGACAATCGCCGAGATGGATCTGGCGCATTGGAACCAAGTCATGACCTTGAACCTGACGTCGACCTTCATGATGACCAAGGCCTGTCTGGCCCACATGACCAGCGGCGCCATCGTCAACATCGCGTCTCAGGCTGGGCGCGACGGCGGCGGGCCTGGCGCTGTGCCCTACGCCACGTCGAAAGGCGCGGTCATGACGATGACGCGCGGGCTTGCGAAGGAACTTGGGCCGGACATACGCGTCAATGCGCTTTGCCCAGGCATGATTGACACTGATTTCCACAACATCCACACCCCGGATGCCGGCCGCCGGGGGTTCGAGGCCAACGCCCCCCTAAAGCGGCAGGGCCACGTGGATGATGCCGCCAACCTCGCCCTCTTTCTCGCCTGCGACGACAGTGCATTCATGACCGGCACAAATATCGACATCAATGGCGGGATGCTGTTTTCATAG
- a CDS encoding cupin domain-containing protein, whose amino-acid sequence MQKITAKEFTGKSAWDALDIERINDATVRLHWTDAPYKWHVNDGPEVFVVLDGEVEMHVRQDGREEVLRLLPGDIFHAEDGDEHVAHPEGPVRALVIEKAGSV is encoded by the coding sequence ATGCAGAAGATTACCGCAAAGGAGTTTACGGGGAAAAGCGCATGGGACGCCTTGGACATTGAGCGGATCAATGATGCTACCGTGCGGCTCCACTGGACTGATGCACCCTACAAGTGGCACGTGAACGACGGCCCCGAGGTGTTTGTTGTCCTTGATGGTGAAGTTGAAATGCACGTTCGCCAAGATGGCAGAGAAGAAGTTTTGCGTTTGCTTCCGGGTGACATTTTTCATGCTGAAGACGGCGACGAGCATGTCGCTCATCCTGAAGGGCCGGTTCGCGCACTAGTCATCGAAAAGGCTGGAAGCGTCTGA